The Impatiens glandulifera chromosome 3, dImpGla2.1, whole genome shotgun sequence genome contains a region encoding:
- the LOC124931283 gene encoding uncharacterized protein LOC124931283, translating into MGEHVVVVVDRMEKSKEEIMGQSSSFDDDDDRDVGSNEEEPLINLSECRICQEEDSIKNLETPCACSGSLKYAHRKCVQHWCNEKGDITCEICHKQYQPGYTAPPLPPSLEETSIDVSGWTMPLDIHDARILAMAEAERQFLEAEYDEYAATNASGAAFCRSVALILMALLLLRHAMSVTDPEGGGDEDDPSAVFSLFLLRAAGFLLPCYIMAWAISILQRRRQRQEAATLAATQFAFVLQSGQARGVHFTIASAPNVNAQRETV; encoded by the exons ATGGGCGAACACGTTGTCGTGGTGGTTGATCGAATGGAGAAATCGAAAGAAGAAATTATGGGACAATCGTCTTcgtttgatgatgatgatgatagagATGTGGGTTCGAATGAGGAAGAACCATTGATAAATTTGTCTGAATGTCGAATCTGTCAAGAGGAAGATTCAATTAAGAATTTGGAGACTCCATGCGCTTGCAGCGGTAGTCTTAAG TATGCTCATAGGAAATGTGTTCAACATTGGTGCAATGAGAAAGGCGATATCACTTGTGAGATCTGTCATAAG CAATACCAACCTGGTTATACTGCTCCTCCTCTTCCACCCTCCCTTGAAGAGACATCAATTGATGTCAg TGGATGGACTATGCCTCTGGATATTCATGATGCTCGAATCTTAGCCATGGCTGAAGCAGAACGTCAATTTTTGGAAGCCGAGTATGATGAGTATGCAGCAACAAATGCAAGCGGAGCTGCTTTCTGTCGCTCTGTTGCTTTAATT TTAATGGCTCTTTTGCTGTTGAGGCATGCAATGAGTGTTACCGATCCAGAAGGAGGAGGAGATGAGGATGATCCATCGGCTGTCTTTTCG CTTTTCTTGCTCCGGGCAGCTGGGTTTCTTTTACCATGTTATATTATGGCTTGGGCAATCAGTATATTGCAACGTCGAAGACAAAGACAg GAAGCTGCAACATTGGCAGCGACTCAATTTGCATTTGTTCTACAATCAGGTCAAGCGAGGGGTGTCCATTTCACTATTGCCTCTGCTCCTAATGTTAATGCCCAACGTGAAACTGTTTGA
- the LOC124931185 gene encoding pentatricopeptide repeat-containing protein At1g09190, giving the protein MSRDVEKRILSNLHGHKTRTRLTQIHAHILRHCLHQSNQVLAHFTSVCGLLNKMFYAESIFQQTENPNILLFNSMIKGYSRFGPFENSLHFYSLMRSRLIWPDEYTFAPLLNSCSNLSGFQVGQGVHAETISLGYERFPAIRIEILQLYTSQGNMNDARKVFDEMLHRDVIVWNIMINGFCKKGDVETGLHLFRQMNERSVVSWNLIISSLARNGRDKEALAIFLEMQDDNNCYEPDDATLVSILPVCARLGADAIDVGQKIHSYAESSKLINKFINVGNSIVDFYCKCGNLEKAFIVFKKMKQKNVVSWNTMISGLALNGEGEQGVDLFEEMISKGGVAPNHSTFVGTLTCCAHSGLVEKGLDYFGSMIVKYEVEPKIEHYGIMVDLLGRVGRVKEAYEVIRSMPMKANAAIWGALLSGCRTYDNLDIAEFAVKELIEIEPWNSGNYVLLSNMLAGRNEWDEVEKVRLLMKENSILKAAGQSIMM; this is encoded by the coding sequence ATGAGCAGAGACGTGGAGAAGAGGATTCTCAGCAATCTCCATGGCCACAAAACTCGAACTCGACTAACTCAGATTCACGCCCATATACTTCGCCATTGTCTCCATCAGTCCAACCAAGTCCTCGCCCACTTCACCTCCGTTTGTGGCCTACTAAACAAAATGTTCTATGCAGAATCCATCTTCCAGCAAACAGAAAATCCAAACATCCTCTTGTTCAATTCCATGATCAAAGGCTACTCTCGTTTCGGCCCATTCGAGAACTCACTTCATTTCTACTCGCTCATGAGAAGCCGTCTTATTTGGCCCGATGAATACACTTTTGCTCCTCTACTCAACTCTTGTTCTAATCTTTCTGGATTTCAGGTTGGCCAAGGTGTTCATGCAGAGACCATTTCTCTTGGGTATGAACGCTTTCCAGCAATCAGGATCGAAATACTTCAACTTTACACTTCACAAGGGAATATGAACGACGCACGTAAGGTGTTCGATGAAATGCTTCACAGAGATGTGATTGTTTGGAATATAATGATTAATGGTTTTTGCAAGAAGGGTGATGTTGAAACAGGGCTGCATTTGTTTAGGCAGATGAATGAACGAAGTGTTGTCTCTTGGAATTTAATCATCTCTAGCTTGGCTCGAAATGGTCGTGACAAAGAAGCTTTGGCTATTTTTCTCGAAATGCAGGATGATAACAACTGCTATGAACCTGATGATGCGACTTTGGTTTCGATATTACCAGTTTGTGCACGTCTGGGTGCAGATGCAATAGATGTTGGCCAGAAGATCCACTCGTATGCAGAGTCGAGCAAACTAATCAATAAGTTCATTAATGTAGGGAATTCCATAGTGGATTTCTATTGCAAATGTGGAAATCTTGAAAAGGCTTTCATTGTTTtcaagaaaatgaaacaaaagaatGTTGTTTCTTGGAATACGATGATTTCGGGTTTAGCTTTGAACGGTGAGGGTGAACAAGGGGTAGACTTGTTTGAGGAGATGATATCGAAAGGGGGTGTTGCCCCAAATCATTCAACTTTTGTGGGTACTTTGACATGTTGTGCCCATTCAGGGTTGGTGGAAAAGGGTTTGGATTATTTTGGGTCAATGATTGTTAAGTATGAAGTTGAACCGAAAATAGAACATTATGGAATAATGGTTGATCTTCTTGGGCGTGTAGGGAGAGTTAAGGAGGCTTATGAAGTGATTAGAAGTATGCCCATGAAGGCAAATGCTGCAATATGGGGTGCTTTGCTTAGTGGTTGTCGAACTTATGATAATCTGGATATTGCTGAATTTGCGGTTAAGGAACTTATTGAAATTGAACCATGGAATTCTGGGAATTATGTATTGTTATCTAATATGTTGGCAGGAAGAAATGAATGGGATGAGGTGGAGAAGGTCAGATTGTTGATGAAGGAAAATAGCATCTTGAAAGCTGCAGGGCAGAGCATCATGATGTGA
- the LOC124929996 gene encoding early nodulin-like protein 1, which yields MLKWKNGLGLGLDLLAVAGFRYKKDSVMEVTEKEFNNCNSTRPISFSNNGHTKIEFERSGLFYFISGASGHCQLGQKMVVKVMSPDEDGNNRSSSSMLSGAYGGMMAMIHLALFCYFN from the exons ATGCTCAAATGGAAGAatggtttaggtttaggtttagattTATTGGCTGTTGCAG GTTTTCGGTACAAGAAGGACTCTGTAATGGAGGTGACTGAAAAAGAGTTCAATAACTGCAATTCAACAAGACCCATTTCGTTTTCTAACAATGGTCATacaaaaattgagtttgaacGTTCTGggttgttttatttcattagtgGCGCTTCTGGTCATTGCCAACTTGGACAAAAGATGGTAGTGAAAGTTATGTCACCGGACGAAGATGGAAATAACCGGTCTTCTTCTTCTATGTTGTCCGGTGCTTATGGAGGAATGATGGCTATGATTCATCTTGCTCTGTTTtgttactttaattaa
- the LOC124930987 gene encoding uncharacterized protein LOC124930987, which translates to MDSVYRKSKQICHSSSGGSSFQRSISPSGRFCSSSISSSSSAFASSISGLSSNSSGGFFTRSASPTRVNFGSSQTSQSIRFSIDRSTSPGRSIAVANKPKQKVSSQKKTCMCSPTTHPGSFRCSLHKNGNNRQSSQNQPTTYHSNRLYARRSAMTNSLVRIGTVEGDLVRRALAALIRPSSHQQRRRADFQPRPSRLSIMSKAEDD; encoded by the coding sequence ATGGATTCTGTTTATCGTAAGAGCAAGCAAATCTGTCATAGCAGCAGCGGCGGAAGCAGTTTCCAGAGATCCATATCTCCTTCCGGAAGGTTCTGTTCATCAtcaatttcatcatcttcatctgcTTTCGCATCTTCAATCTCAGGTTTATCTTCAAACTCTAGCGGCGGTTTCTTCACTAGATCTGCTTCTCCAACGCGTGTTAACTTCGGATCCTCTCAAACTTCTCAATCCATTCGCTTCTCCATCGATAGATCTACATCTCCTGGCCGTTCGATTGCAGTTGCGAATAAGCCGAAACAGAAGGTTTCAAGTCAGAAGAAAACATGTATGTGTTCGCCTACAACTCATCCAGGCTCTTTCAGATGTAGTCTTCATAAGAATGGAAATAACCGTCAGAGTAGTCAGAATCAACCGACGACGTATCATTCGAATCGGCTTTATGCAAGAAGATCGGCGATGACTAATTCTCTTGTTCGAATCGGAACTGTTGAAGGAGATCTGGTGAGAAGAGCTTTAGCTGCTTTGATACGTCCTTCGTCACATCAACAAAGGAGAAGAGCTGATTTCCAGCCAAGGCCGAGTCGGTTATCGATTATGTCCAAGGCTGAAGATGATTga